A region of Culicoides brevitarsis isolate CSIRO-B50_1 chromosome 1, AGI_CSIRO_Cbre_v1, whole genome shotgun sequence DNA encodes the following proteins:
- the LOC134827452 gene encoding cyclin-dependent kinase 12 — translation MDKEYRGEKLKKRAKKSKKAKKRRRQGTPVEDEIEFSTEDEGASNTQNANSGGGSGNADRKRNKSPAAPLVEYSDVSSDDFSGPEAGEIESEGNGNAGAADESLSDISPDERPPAPATKTFDKTRLGPSLEPEARSMTPANAPRRSSKEQLYDDKPKAAGLELEEIGDDSESGMSDMVMQRKSKKKDKKRHKKKKKKQKKKRTKSVSSVETISEEEDPILAGDALTPPPIAANKASGSYTPAKDPSLTPISPTTPPLSPTYSKKRTAAASPHTPPMPSKSSQHHRVSSSPDVVHVVHDSSSSRSYYKHRSVKSRTPSERRPYSPPDKRRRTDSRGDHYSYKRDDRSRDTYRSKERYRRSPSPRKRSRSRKYYSRSRSISPRSRSTRHRNSRSPRRTPDRRSRHYHSSRSRSRSPQIAYNKTLDIQEKISDTSLFAELVKDRQKRAKVLKEILEPKETNAENAATQDPATATDSSSATAATNGMRSTSHDTTDNAPSHQIHQIPVLGANNMAMFKPAPPPSAIGTIITTQQNVSSMSVIAINNNNKLGAMKPQPPSKLPMGGKSLTKLPLPPGTNVSELVNAKTPSPPRSPRARASVGNKKGGLLNLPMPPMVPGSEDVSGDELGDLSPRQGANGSHLTPKKTSQRAFKRPIILNRRNSRSAVGPGPGGLDWGERSVDVFEVLTQIGEGTYGQVYKAKDNHTNELVALKKVRLENEKEGFPITAVREIKILRQLNHKNIVNLREIVTDKQDALEFRKDKGSFYLVFEYMDHDLMGLLESGMVEFTEHHNASIMRQLLDGLNYCHKKNFLHRDIKCSNILMNNKGEVKLADFGLARLYNAENRERPYTNKVITLWYRPPELLLGEERYGPAIDVWSCGCILGELFLKKPLFQANIEMAQLEMISKLCGTPTPAVWPTVIKLPLFHTVKPKKTYRRRLREEFIFMPSSALDLLDKMLELDPEKRITAEEALKSTWLKTVVPEQLPTPPLPTWQDCHELWSKRRRRQIREQQESQQNLPPGKPQNQSHVLNEAAV, via the exons ATGGACAAGGAATATCGCGGCGAAAAGTTGAAGAAACGTGCGAAGAAGAGCAAAAAAGCGAAGAAACGTCGTCGCCAAGGCACTCCCGTGGAAGATGAAATCGAGTTTTCCACCGAAGACGAGGGCGCGAGCAACACACAGAATGCCAACAGCGGCGGCGGCAGCGGCAATGCCGATCGAAAGCGTAATAAATCGCCAGCTGCCCCGCTAGTTGAGTACTCTGACGTTTCTAGTGATGATTTTTCAGGGCCAGAAGCGGGCGAAATTGAATCCGAGGGCAATGGGAATGCCGGCGCTGCTGACGAAAGTTTATCCGACATCAGTCCGGATGAGCGTCCGCCAGCGCCCGCCACAAAAACCTTTGACAAAACGCGTTTGGGACCGTCGCTGGAGCCCGAAGCGCGTTCCATGACGCCCGCAAATGCGCCACGACGCAGCAGCAAGGAGCAGCTGTACGACGACAAACCGAAAGCTGCGGGCTTGGAGCTGGAGGAAATTGGCGACGACTCGGAATCGGGCATGAGTGATATGGTGATGCAgcgaaaatcgaagaaaaaagacaagaagcgccacaagaagaagaagaaaaaacagaaaaagaaGAGAACCAAGTCTGTGTCGAGTGTGGAGACAATTTCCGAGGAGGAAGACCCGATTTTGGCGGGAGATGCATTGACGCCGCCGCCCATTGCGGCAAATAAAGCCAGTGGGAGCTATACGCCCGCGAAAGATCCTAGTCTGACACCAATTTCGCCAACAACACCTCCTCTCTCGCCGACCTACAGCAAGAAACGCACGGCGGCAGCGTCTCCGCACACGCCTCCCATGCCTAGCAAGTCGTCGCAGCATCATCGTGTCAGCTCGAGTCCCGATGTCGTGCATGTGGTGCACGATTCGAGCAGCAGTAGGAGTTACTATAAGCATCGTTCGGTGAAAAGTAGAACGCCATcag aacGAAGACCTTACAGTCCCCCTGATAAGAGACGACGAACAGACAGCAGAGGGGATCATTATTCGTACAAACGAGATGATAGGAGTCGTGACACTTATAGATCTAAAGAGAGATATAGACG aagtccAAGTCCCCGAAAACGATCGAGATCCCGTAAATACTACAGTAGATCTCGTTCAATTTCGCCCCGCTCTCGATCGACGCGACATCGTAACAGTCGAAGTCCCCGTCGTACGCCAGATCGTCGTTCGCGTCACTATCATTCGTCCCGAAGTCGATCCCGGTCGCCGCAAATCGCCTACAACAAAACCCTCGATATCCAGGAGAAGATCAGCGACACGAGTTTGTTCGCGGAACTCGTAAAAGATCGCCAGAAGCGTGCCAAGGTGTTGAAAGAGATTCTCGAACCAAAAGAGACAAATGCGGAAAATGCCGCAACGCAAGATCCCGCAACGGCGACAGATTCCTCAAGTGCCACAGCTGCCACAAATGGCATGCGTTCCACGAGTCACGACACAACTGACAACGCGCCATCGCACCAAATCCATCAAATTCCGGTGCTGGGCGCCAACAATATGGCAATGTTCAAGCCAGCGCCGCCGCCCTCCGCCATCGGAACCATCATCACCACGCAGCAAAATGTGTCGTCCATGTCTGTGATAGCaatcaacaataataataagctaGGTGCGATGAAGCCGCAACCGCCCTCGAAGCTTCCGATGGGCGGCAAATCACTGACAAAGTTACCTCTGCCGCCGGGCACGAATGTCTCGGAGCTCGTGAACGCCAAAACGCCAAGTCCGCCACGGAGTCCGCGTGCTCGTGCCAGTGTCGGCAACAAGAAGGGTGGCTTGCTGAATTTGCCGATGCCGCCAATGGTGCCTGGAAGCGAGGATGTGAGCGGTGACGAGTTGGGAGATTTGTCGCCGCGTCAAGGTGCCAACGGAAGTCATCTAACGCCCAAAAAGACGTCGCAGCGAGCTTTTAAACGTCCTATAATCCTAAATCGACGGAATTCGAGGAGTGCTGTGGGTCCCGGGCCTGGAGGCTTGGATTGGGGCGAACGCAGTGTCGATGTCTTTGAGGTGCTAACACAGATCGGAGAAGGTACTTATGGGCAG gtGTACAAAGCGAAGGATAATCACACAAACGAGTTAGTGGCTTTGAAAAAAGTGCGTTTGGAGAACGAAAAAGAAGGTTTTCCCATTACCGCAGTGCgtgaaatcaaaattttgcgtcaaTTGAATCACAAAAATATCGTCAATTTGCGCGAAATTGTCACCGATAAGCAAGACGCCTTGGAATTCCGCAAAGATAAAGGATCATTTTATCTGGTTTTCGAGTACATGGATCACGATCTCATGGGATTGCTGGAATCGGGCATGGTGGAGTTCACGGAGCATCATAACGCGAGCATTATGCGACAATTACTTGATGGTCTCAACTACTGCCATAAGAAGAATTTCCTGCATCGTGACATcaaatgttcaaatattttaatgaataacaa gggtGAAGTAAAATTAGCAGATTTCGGTTTAGCACGTTTATACAATGCGGAGAACCGTGAAAGGCCGTACACGAACAAAGTCATCACGTTGTGGTATCGTCCGCCAGAGTTGCTGCTGGGCGAGGAGCGATACGGGCCCGCGATCGACGTTTGGAGTTGCGGATGCATTTTGGGCGAGTTGTTCCTGAAGAAACCCCTCTTTCAGGCAAACATTGAAATGGCGCAGCTCGAGATGATATCGAAACTTTGTGGTACACCGACGCCCGCCGTCTGGCCAACTGTCATAAAGTTACCGCTCTTTCACACCGTCAAACCGAAAAAGACTTATCGCAGGAGACTGCGCGAAGAATTTATCTTTATGCCGTCGTCCGCACTCGATTTACTCGACAAAATGCTGGAATTGGATCCGGAAAAGCGGATAACGGCGGAAGAGGCGCTGAAATCGACGTGGCTGAAGACTGTGGTGCCCGaaca acttcCAACGCCTCCCCTACCCACATGGCAAGACTGTCACGAGCTGTGGAGCAAACGGAGACGACGACAAATCCGGGAACAACAGGAATCCCAACAAAACTTACCTCCGGGCAAGCCACAAAATCAAAGTCATGTCCTGAACGAAGCTGCTGTTTAG
- the LOC134827455 gene encoding neuronal membrane glycoprotein M6-a isoform X2, whose protein sequence is MGNCCQSCVTRIPYATLIATVMCLIGVGIFCGTMYRGTSLTIIMFDTVFRLRLAWIDAIQIIFVIVGASMAALGFMILFVGCLATGATRHKVYRAWGSRVGGRISCAVFMGITYILKLIWIVILCVMAIVVFIFVIFWNMCSNPDVAEKHSNCIELNQFYFLFPAGQREEDMKVCQAHEVKAFCKDGVEAAVPMFILALMACLLIILSLVHYLMCLAANYAHIRDHEKFQELQEMHNLTELEFQSSKERF, encoded by the exons gaaATTGTTGTCAGTCATGTGTTACGCGAATACCGTACGCCACGCTAATCGCAACTGTGATGTGTCTCATCGGTGTCGGCATTTTCTGCGGGACAATGTATCGCGGCACCTCCCTGACCATCATCATGTTCGACACCGTCTTCCGGCTGCGTCTTGCGTGGATTGATGCCATCCAGATCATCTTCGTGATTGTGGGCGCCTCGATGGCTGCCTTGGGTTTCATGATATTGTTCGTTGGATGTTTGGCGACTGGCGCCACGCGACACAAGGTTTATCGGGCATGGGGCTCCCGTGTCGGCGGAAGGATTTCTTGTGCTGTGTTCATGGGCATTACGTACATTTTGAAGTTGATTTGGATCGTGATATTGTGCGTCATGGCGATTGTTGTGTTTATCTTTGTCATTTTCTGGAATATGTGTAGCAATCCGGATGTAGCTGAAAAACACTCGAATTGCATTGAGTTGAATCAAttct ATTTCCTCTTCCCGGCTGGACAACGCGAAGAAGACATGAAAGTATGTCAAGCGCACGAAGTGAAAGCTTTTTGCAAAGACGGCGTTGAAGCAGCTGTCCCGATGTTCATTTTGGCACTTATGGCTTGTCTCTTGATCATTTTGTCTCTCGTGCATTATCTCATGTGTCTGGCAGCCAATTATGCGCACATTCGGGACCACGAGAAATTCCAGGAGCTCCAGGAGATGCACAACTTGACCGAACTCGAGTTCCAGTCGTCCAAGGAACGTTTCTAG